From the Actinomycetota bacterium genome, the window CGGCGTAGCGCATGTACATGTCGAAGAGCACCTTGGCGAAGAGGTTCGCCTCCTCACCGCCTTCCGCGCCGCGGATCTCGACGATCACGTTCTTGCCCTCGTTGGGGTCCTTGGGCAGGAGGAGCAGGCGCAGCTCCTCCGCGAGCCGGGCGATGGCGTGCTCCGCCTCGTCGATCTGGGCGCGCACGAAGTCGCGGTCGTCGCCCGAGGAGTCGGCGAGCATCCCGCGAGCCGCGTCGAGGTCGTCGCGCGCTTGGCGGTAGTCGCGGTACGCGAGCACGACCGGCTCGAGCTCCTTGTGCCGCCTTGACGCCTCCAGGAGCGCGCGCGGGTCCGCGATCACCTCGTGGTCGGCGAGGCGCGCGAGCACGTCGTCGTACTCCTTCTCGAGGGCGGCCAGCCGGTCCAGCACGTTCTCAGGCTAGTGACGACAGGGAACGCCAGTCGTCGGGCACCGTCCGCACCTCGGCCGGCTCGATCAGCAGCCCGCTGAGCGAGCGGTGCACCGGGTGGTCGTCGCACTCGGGCACGACGAGCACCAGACGCGGCCCGCGACCGTCGGCCAGCCGGGCATCGGCGGCCGCGGGCACCAGGTCGAGGTCGATCCCGGTCGAGCACACGACGAGCAGCGGCCGCCCCCGGTCGTCGACGCCCGCCGCGGGCGCGGGGGCGTGCCGTCGCAGGTCGTCGCGCGCGACCGGTGACGGCACGGGCGCGAGGTGGGCCGCGCCCACGAGCCCGGGCCGGTCGACGAGGACGGCGCGCAGCCAGCGCTCGGAGGCGAGACGGTTCAGGGGATGGTGGGGCGCACCGGCGCGACGGTGCCGGCGGACGGCGGCCACCGCGGCCGCCAGCGCCGCCTGCGTCGGGACGTCGCCGCTCATGGCTCGCCGGGCGTCGCGGTCGTGCTTCCCCACACCCACCTCGAGGCGTGAGCCATCTGCGTCGCTCACCACCCGGGCCACCTCCAACCCGAGCACCTCGCCGGTGAGGACCCCCGCCTCGACGACGGGCTCGGCGCCGGCGGCTCGCAAGCGGTCGACCCACGCCGAGGCCTCCGCGTCCAACCGCGGCGCGGGGCCGATCGGCTCGGGCGCAGTGAGGGTGAGGGCGCGGCCCTCCACCTGCCAGACCTGAGGCGCCCGGGCGAAGGTCGCCGCCCTGCGGGCCAGCCCGCCCGCCTCCGCCTCGACCAAGAGGTGCAGCCGGTCGACCCCCACGCGACCGGCCCACAGCAGCGCGGGCCCGAGCGCACGGCCGGGTCCGTCCTCGACCAAGAGCCAGCCCGTCCCACCTGCGGACAGACCGGCGCCACCGGGGAAGGCGACCGCCGTGCCACGCCCGTCGGCGAGCGCATCGGTCCCCCATCCGGCCGTCACGAGCGCGGTCAGCTTCGCGGTGAGCAGGGCGTGACGGCGATCGGCTTCCACCGTCCGACTCTCCCGCGCGGACGGCTCCCCGAGCCACGAGCCGGGCCGGGAAGTCCCGGGGGGCCGCTCGGCCCCTCTCACTCAGGTTCGGCCCCGGTCACGCCGATGACTGAGCGTGGCCACGGCCACCGAGGCGGGCGCATCGCAGGGCGCGTGATTCGGGCTCGTCTCGGTTGCCGCCCACCCTTGACGACGACGTGATTCGCATCGCTTCCCTCCCCACGGACCCGACCACCGCCCACCGGGGCACCGCCGTGCGCCCCGGCGAGCGCGACGCGGCGCCTGCCGCCGAGGTTGTCCGGTGAGCCCCGATCCCCGCTCTCGGCCGCTGAGGCCCGATCCCCGCTCTCGGCCGCTGAGGCCCGATCCCCGCTCTCGGCCGCTGAGGCCGGGCCGGCTCATCCGGTCGTCGGTCCGCCGGCACTGGCAGACGCTCGGCGCCGCCATGGGCGCGACGGCGGTGGTCGTCGCCGCCGAACTGGCTCGGCCCTTCCCGCTGAAGCTCGTCGTCGACCGCCTGTTGCTCGAGCACGGCGGGCGGAAGTTCGCGGTGCCGCGGGGGGACTGGCCCATGCTCGCCGCCGTGGCCGCGCTCGCCATATCGATCGCGCTGCTGGGCGCGCTGGCCTCGTCGTTCGCCGCCGAACGGCTGCGCCGCACAGGCGACCTCGTCGTGCGCGACCTGCGCGCCGCGATCTACGCCCACCTCCAACGGCTCACGCTCGCGTTCCGCGAGCGGCGCCAGACCACCGATGTGGCGGCGCGCGTGACGGGCGATGTCAGCGCTGTCGGCGCGGTGTTTCGAGATGCGCTCCGGCCCCTCGCCACCTCGGTGCTCCTGCTGGCCGGGATGCTCGTCGTCAGCATCTACCTCGACCCGATCCTGGGGATCGTCGCGTTCGCGGTCACGCCTCTCCTCGCCTGGCTGACATCGCGCGCCCACCACGAGCGATCCACGTCGACGGGCAGCCAGCTCGACCTGACCGGAGCGATGACCACCGCCGTCGTGCTGGTGCTCGGGGTGTTCCGGGTCGCCGCCGGTGCGCTCACTCCCGGCGACCTCATCGTCGTGCATGCGTACGCGCGACGTCTCTACCCACGGATGCGCGCGGTCGGCCACGAGCGCGCCCGCTTGACGCGAGCGACGGCCGGAGGCGATCGCATCGCGGGCGTGCTCGCGGCGGACGACGAGCTCGCCGAGGTGCCGGGTGCCTACCACGGGCCACGGGCCAAGGGAGTCCTCGACCTCGACAACGTGGGTTTCGCCTACGACGCCGACACGCTCGCGCTGAGCAACGTCACCCTCCACGTCCCCGCGGGTCAGCACGTTTCGATCGTCGGACGGTCGGGCGCCGGCAAGTCCACCCTCGCCGCACTGCTGGCTCGCTTCCACGACCCCACCGCAGGCGGCGTGCTCATCGACGGCCGCGACGTCCGGAACTGCGCGCGCGACTGGGTACGCGCCCAGGTCGGCCTCGTGCTGCCCGACACGGTGATGTTCGCGGGCACCGTCGCCGACAACATCGCGTATGGCACGGACGCGACCCGCGCGCAGATCGAGGGCGCGGCCACCAGCGCCGGCGCGCACACGTTCGTCGCCCAGCTCCCCGACGGCTACGACACGGTGCTCGGCCCCGGCGGCGCCGGGCTGTCGGCCGGCCAGCGCCAGCGCATCGCCATCGCCCGTACCCTGCTGCGCGATCCGCCGATCGTCCTCCTCGACGAGCCCACCGCGGGACTCGACCCGGAGAGCGAATCGGAGGTGCTCGCCGGCCTCGACGCGCTCGTGCCCGGCCGCACCGTCGTGCTGTTCACGCACTCGATCGACCTGGCGCGCGTGGCCGAGCGCGTGGTCGTGATGGTGAAGGGCGAGGTGGTCGACGACGGCCAGCCGGGCGAGGTGCTCGACCGACCCGTGCCGTTCGCACCCCTCGGCGCCCGCGCCGCGCGCGCGCCGGCGCCGTCGCGCCGGGCGCCCGCGCCGTCCGATCCCGAGCTGCCGCGCCTGGCCGAGCTGCTAGACCCGGAGGTGATGGCCGACGTGCTGGCCCGTTCGCTCGACGCGAGCGCGCCGGCGCCACTGGTGCGCACCCACTACGTCCGCTACCAGCCGGGCAAGAACCTGGTCGTCCACTACGACGTCGACCTCGACGGCCACAGTCACGGCGCCGTCGCCATGATCGCCCGGGGCGACGAGCTCTCCCGCTGGGTGCTCGAGCCGCGCAACCGCGCCATGGCCGTGCAGGTGAACGGTCGGTCGCCCGCGGCGATGCCTCTGGCGTTCGAGCGCGAGGTGGACGCGCTCATCCAATGGCTCCCGCTCGACCTGTCATTGCCGCCGCTCGCCCAACGGCCCACGGAGCTGCGCCGGCACCTCCGCGCCGCAGGACTCGACCTGTCGACGTCGGGCTGGGAAGGCGAGTTCCTGAACTACCGGCCGGGCCGGCGTGCGGTGCTGAAGGTGGACGACTACGTCATCAAGGTCTACGCGCAGGAGCCCCGCTTCGAGCAGGCCGCGGGCGGCTTGTACGCCGCCCGCCAATGGGCCGTCCGGACCCCGCGTCTCCTCGCGTCGCTCGACGACCAGCACGTGACAGCGCAGCGGTTCCTCGAGGGGGACACGCCGTCCGACCCGGCCGAGATGGCCGGCGAAGCGGGTGAGGTCCTCGCCTCGCTCCACCGCGCCGCGCCCGACGGCCTCGTGCCGCGCACACCGGCCGACCACCTCGCAGCCGCCGCAGAGGCGGCACAGCTCGTGAGCCACATCAGCCCCGAGCTGACCGGGCGCCTCGAACGCCTGTTGAGCGAGCTGGAGGCAAGCGCACCCGACGCAGGCGCCCCGGTGACGTCGCACGGTGACTTCCACGCTCGGCAGTTCCTCCATTGCGCGGACGGCCTCGTGCTGATCGATCTCGACCGGGTGTGCGCCGCGCCGGCCGCGCTCGACCCGTCGTCCTTCGCCGCCCATCTGGTCAACGAGGGCCGGCCCGACCTCGACGCGGCCCGCGTCGCGCTCGAGCGCTTGCTCGGCGGCTACGGCGGACGGCCCCCGGGGATGTCGTGGTACCTCGCGACTGCGATCCTGCGGCGGGCGCCCAACCCGTTCCGCACCCTGCACGAGCAGTGGCCGGACCGCGTGGCCTCGATCGTCGACGCCGCCGCCGACGCGCTCGCCCGCTAAGAGGCGGGGGCCAGACCGGGAGCGCCGCTCGTGGCCTCCGGGGCCGGCCGGGCCCGCGCCGTGCGGAGCAGGCGCGCGTCGACCTCGGTGCGTTGGTCGGCGGTCAGGGCGGCCCGCAACGCGGCG encodes:
- a CDS encoding ATP-binding cassette domain-containing protein, encoding MGATAVVVAAELARPFPLKLVVDRLLLEHGGRKFAVPRGDWPMLAAVAALAISIALLGALASSFAAERLRRTGDLVVRDLRAAIYAHLQRLTLAFRERRQTTDVAARVTGDVSAVGAVFRDALRPLATSVLLLAGMLVVSIYLDPILGIVAFAVTPLLAWLTSRAHHERSTSTGSQLDLTGAMTTAVVLVLGVFRVAAGALTPGDLIVVHAYARRLYPRMRAVGHERARLTRATAGGDRIAGVLAADDELAEVPGAYHGPRAKGVLDLDNVGFAYDADTLALSNVTLHVPAGQHVSIVGRSGAGKSTLAALLARFHDPTAGGVLIDGRDVRNCARDWVRAQVGLVLPDTVMFAGTVADNIAYGTDATRAQIEGAATSAGAHTFVAQLPDGYDTVLGPGGAGLSAGQRQRIAIARTLLRDPPIVLLDEPTAGLDPESESEVLAGLDALVPGRTVVLFTHSIDLARVAERVVVMVKGEVVDDGQPGEVLDRPVPFAPLGARAARAPAPSRRAPAPSDPELPRLAELLDPEVMADVLARSLDASAPAPLVRTHYVRYQPGKNLVVHYDVDLDGHSHGAVAMIARGDELSRWVLEPRNRAMAVQVNGRSPAAMPLAFEREVDALIQWLPLDLSLPPLAQRPTELRRHLRAAGLDLSTSGWEGEFLNYRPGRRAVLKVDDYVIKVYAQEPRFEQAAGGLYAARQWAVRTPRLLASLDDQHVTAQRFLEGDTPSDPAEMAGEAGEVLASLHRAAPDGLVPRTPADHLAAAAEAAQLVSHISPELTGRLERLLSELEASAPDAGAPVTSHGDFHARQFLHCADGLVLIDLDRVCAAPAALDPSSFAAHLVNEGRPDLDAARVALERLLGGYGGRPPGMSWYLATAILRRAPNPFRTLHEQWPDRVASIVDAAADALAR